Proteins encoded within one genomic window of Borrelia puertoricensis:
- a CDS encoding Mlp family lipoprotein, whose translation MNHQYKQGYTDFKTWLENNPQKQKELADAFTEAYDFLEEQRKKHAPNEKFDEYITNAILANDGNGKISYNTQNGKYGNTVAQYFEERTFGGNSISIFFAAQLIESITTSFKTKSNEKTFEHVIANISYQTSQLKQYWPEETN comes from the coding sequence ATCAACCACCAGTATAAACAAGGATACACAGACTTTAAAACATGGCTTGAAAATAATCCACAAAAACAAAAAGAATTGGCTGATGCGTTTACTGAAGCTTATGATTTCTTAGAGGAACAAAGAAAAAAACATGCACCTAACGAAAAGTTTGATGAATATATAACAAATGCTATTCTTGCTAATGATGGTAATGGTAAGATTTCATATAATACTCAAAACGGTAAATATGGAAACACCGTAGCTCAATACTTTGAGGAAAGGACGTTTGGGGGAAATTCTATAAGTATCTTCTTTGCAGCACAGCTTATAGAAAGTATAACCACATCATTCAAAACCAAAAGCAATGAAAAAACTTTCGAACATGTTATAGCAAACATATCATATCAAACAAGTCAGTTGAAACAATACTGGCCAGAGGAAACAAATTAG
- a CDS encoding plasmid maintenance protein, with translation MRGTKKPIYKNKHQHKLIVLVSTLNYVNLNLNQYSQSNILYYFNNNMKKNDQKPIKLKTLQSYLYKLEKVFKVTINYHRHLGVNMGTEIYYELKYSKKECYRIINKHFRDKKEERHKNRVSAYLEKTCTKNSSVEKWECINNIYNNKEEDKNSIKSIEKSQVKKYAKKCNFKSNAFLSILNLEANKDFKIQLLKAIKITENSGYKRINDIKPNNSKLESKQKELSKILDEIKADLENEGYDTKQLETQIQNVYEQYKNKPHFIIEKDKYNDLKKIIGKLKKIVKHIKKNAQENERDIRDNIFSILLEQLRHKVNMSVLVPILKNYLSKQNKLEYDKVFSNHYYYELLELMEDNKSYLQLEKSKKITS, from the coding sequence ATGAGAGGCACAAAAAAGCCAATTTATAAAAACAAACACCAACACAAATTAATCGTTTTAGTATCAACATTAAATTACGTGAACTTAAATCTTAATCAATACTCTCAAAGCAACATACTTTATTACTTTAATAACAATATGAAAAAGAATGACCAAAAACCTATTAAACTTAAAACTCTACAAAGTTATCTCTATAAATTAGAAAAAGTATTTAAAGTGACAATTAATTATCACAGACATTTGGGTGTTAACATGGGGACTGAAATTTATTATGAACTTAAATACTCTAAAAAAGAATGTTACCGAATAATCAATAAACACTTTAGAGATAAAAAAGAAGAAAGACACAAAAATCGTGTTAGTGCATATCTTGAAAAGACTTGCACTAAAAATAGCAGTGTAGAAAAATGGGAGTGTATTAATAATATTTATAATAATAAAGAAGAAGATAAGAACAGCATAAAATCTATAGAAAAATCACAAGTAAAAAAATACGCTAAGAAATGCAATTTTAAATCAAATGCTTTCCTTTCTATTTTGAATTTAGAAGCGAACAAAGATTTTAAAATTCAATTACTGAAAGCAATTAAAATAACTGAAAATAGTGGGTACAAAAGAATAAATGATATTAAACCAAATAACAGTAAACTTGAAAGTAAACAAAAAGAATTAAGTAAAATACTAGACGAAATAAAAGCTGATCTAGAGAATGAAGGGTATGACACCAAGCAATTAGAAACCCAAATACAAAATGTGTATGAACAATATAAAAATAAACCCCACTTTATCATAGAAAAAGATAAATACAATGATTTAAAAAAGATAATAGGAAAACTTAAAAAAATAGTTAAACACATTAAAAAGAACGCACAAGAAAATGAGAGAGATATTAGAGATAATATCTTTAGCATACTTCTTGAACAATTAAGACATAAAGTAAACATGTCGGTTTTGGTACCAATATTAAAGAATTATTTAAGCAAACAGAACAAATTAGAATATGACAAGGTATTTAGTAACCATTACTACTATGAACTTCTAGAGTTAATGGAAGATAATAAAAGTTATTTACAGTTAGAAAAATCTAAAAAAATTACTAGTTAA
- a CDS encoding chromosome replication/partitioning protein, whose translation MHIQLNKRDLSNESDALVKYKSLKSKLVINFKSEICSRIETMKVLKEIKDNEYYKLDGYKNFEDFTKDYKLAKTQAYDYLKIASAIEEGIIEESFLVENGFRQTLFVLRNSESKTLKKSRVNPIKPLRFQLKNQESYDFYKQNPKLTGFILDKLFSSEKKILEKFVNEFKIVKDEQ comes from the coding sequence ATGCATATACAATTGAATAAAAGAGATTTGTCTAATGAAAGTGATGCATTAGTTAAGTATAAATCATTAAAGTCAAAGTTAGTTATTAACTTTAAATCTGAAATCTGTTCTAGGATAGAAACAATGAAAGTTTTAAAAGAAATAAAAGATAATGAGTATTATAAGCTCGATGGTTACAAGAATTTTGAAGATTTTACAAAAGATTATAAATTAGCCAAAACTCAAGCCTATGATTACTTAAAGATTGCAAGTGCTATAGAAGAGGGTATTATTGAAGAAAGTTTTTTAGTAGAAAACGGGTTTAGACAGACATTGTTTGTTTTGAGGAACAGTGAAAGTAAAACATTAAAAAAATCAAGAGTAAATCCAATCAAACCGTTGAGGTTTCAACTTAAAAATCAAGAAAGTTATGATTTTTATAAGCAAAATCCAAAACTTACGGGATTTATATTAGATAAGCTTTTTTCAAGTGAAAAGAAAATCTTGGAAAAATTTGTAAATGAATTTAAAATCGTAAAAGATGAACAGTAA
- a CDS encoding DUF603 domain-containing protein: MNREKKSFDDYIVYFNEDRLSDIVKDMGVSRANMCKMRRKWESRDVNNMDSASKLTISKDTLINILIRASESNLQASNIKSQFSIVKN; this comes from the coding sequence ATGAATAGAGAAAAGAAGTCATTTGATGATTATATTGTGTATTTTAATGAAGATAGGCTTAGTGATATTGTAAAAGATATGGGAGTCAGTCGTGCTAATATGTGTAAGATGAGACGTAAATGGGAAAGTAGAGATGTTAATAATATGGATAGTGCTTCCAAACTAACAATAAGTAAAGATACACTAATTAATATTTTAATTCGGGCATCTGAGAGTAATTTGCAAGCAAGTAATATTAAAAGCCAGTTCAGTATAGTCAAAAATTAG
- a CDS encoding Vsp/OspC family lipoprotein: MLDIDKKSKALSVLGSFKEQILDEKVISFTTATKAFLDKLKSKHAELGVDQGATTKDNAQKAIDRTSQPNGDKGAEELGKLNTAIDVLLTAAEAAVTAAIDELTTPTKP; the protein is encoded by the coding sequence GTGTTAGATATAGATAAGAAATCAAAAGCTTTAAGCGTTTTGGGCTCTTTTAAAGAACAAATTTTGGATGAGAAAGTAATTAGTTTTACAACTGCAACTAAAGCATTTTTGGATAAACTCAAGAGCAAACATGCTGAGTTAGGGGTTGATCAAGGAGCTACTACTAAAGATAATGCACAAAAAGCTATAGATAGAACTAGTCAGCCTAATGGAGATAAAGGAGCTGAAGAACTCGGTAAGTTGAATACAGCAATTGATGTGTTGTTAACGGCTGCTGAAGCTGCAGTAACGGCTGCAATTGATGAGCTTACAACCCCTACTAAACCTTAA
- a CDS encoding variable large family protein, with amino-acid sequence MKRITLCALLMTLFLLLSCGSGQQSLDSANGGGAATGGSSLSSVLMDIGRSAENAFYSFLELLSGTLGFTAKSTTKKSDVGGYFNSLGAKLGQASEELEQVAVKATAGIDTSDASKNPIRVAIDSAKATLNTLKTHLDSLKDIGDAKVVGDAASDAAGTAADETELKKAYNSLKGIVETATTEGISKPKVGATTLKVDNADNKDGAKILATDNKPAATDAAKAAAILATVSGEEILDSIVKSGESDAALAAAANGSTTAISFAKGGSAANLAGADTAKAAAVAGGVALRSLVKTGKLASAAAGQGGQGEAQGVRITAANKLLVAVEDLIKKTVKNVLEKAKAKIDEARAPKEAGQK; translated from the coding sequence ATGAAAAGAATTACTTTATGTGCGTTATTAATGACTTTATTTTTACTTCTTAGCTGTGGCAGTGGACAACAATCACTTGATTCTGCTAATGGTGGTGGGGCAGCTACAGGAGGGAGCAGTTTAAGTTCAGTTCTCATGGATATAGGTAGAAGTGCTGAGAATGCTTTTTATTCATTTTTAGAGTTACTATCCGGTACATTAGGCTTTACTGCTAAATCAACTACAAAGAAGAGTGATGTAGGGGGTTATTTTAACAGTCTAGGTGCGAAGCTTGGACAAGCATCAGAAGAGTTAGAACAAGTAGCAGTTAAAGCAACAGCAGGTATTGATACAAGCGATGCATCTAAAAATCCTATTAGAGTAGCTATTGATTCTGCTAAGGCTACTTTAAACACATTAAAAACTCATTTAGACTCTTTAAAAGATATAGGTGATGCTAAAGTAGTAGGAGATGCAGCAAGTGATGCTGCAGGAACAGCTGCAGATGAAACTGAATTAAAGAAAGCATATAATTCATTGAAAGGAATAGTGGAAACAGCTACTACAGAAGGTATTTCAAAGCCAAAAGTAGGAGCAACAACATTAAAAGTAGATAATGCAGATAATAAGGATGGTGCTAAAATATTGGCTACAGACAACAAACCAGCAGCAACTGATGCAGCTAAGGCAGCAGCAATACTAGCAACAGTAAGTGGTGAAGAAATTCTAGACTCAATAGTTAAATCAGGAGAAAGTGATGCAGCACTAGCAGCAGCTGCAAATGGAAGTACAACTGCCATTTCTTTTGCTAAAGGAGGATCAGCTGCTAATTTAGCAGGTGCAGATACTGCAAAGGCAGCAGCAGTAGCAGGAGGGGTAGCATTACGTTCTTTAGTTAAGACAGGTAAATTAGCATCTGCAGCAGCTGGACAAGGAGGACAAGGAGAAGCGCAAGGAGTAAGAATAACCGCGGCAAATAAGTTATTAGTAGCGGTAGAAGATCTAATTAAAAAGACAGTAAAGAATGTTCTTGAGAAAGCAAAAGCAAAGATAGATGAGGCAAGAGCTCCAAAAGAAGCAGGTCAGAAGTAA
- a CDS encoding Vsp/OspC family lipoprotein, with protein sequence MTLFLLISCNTSGKNLKDYEVAKSDGTVIDLAKITKNIKDSVAFAKDVKEIHILVKSIDTLANAIGKKIHNDGTLTDDGSTDKILH encoded by the coding sequence ATGACTTTATTTTTACTTATATCTTGTAATACTTCAGGAAAAAATCTTAAAGATTATGAAGTGGCTAAATCTGATGGCACTGTTATTGATTTAGCTAAAATAACTAAGAACATAAAAGACTCTGTTGCTTTTGCTAAAGATGTTAAAGAAATTCATATTTTAGTTAAGTCTATTGATACACTAGCTAATGCTATTGGTAAGAAAATTCATAATGATGGCACTCTTACTGATGATGGTAGTACTGATAAAATACTTCATTGA
- the bdr gene encoding Bdr family repetitive protein: MGLAQPVITQQMVIAELTKAGIKRDIAIDLSYRYYRNELTYKDIEFLKENFDIKLKHLEDGISSVKDELNTKIDTKFNELDKKIDTVESNFNLKIEKVEALLQSEIRSVESSLHAEIKSVKTDLDNKIDTKFNELDNKIDTKFNELDNKIDTKFNELDNKIDNVRSELKSDIKELDNKIDTKFNELDNKINNVSNEVSLVRKDMEINRMDLDNKLDKTASEFKSTLRLHGWMFGTLITLNIGIFLALMSLLVK; this comes from the coding sequence ATGGGACTTGCACAGCCTGTTATTACTCAACAAATGGTTATAGCTGAACTTACTAAAGCCGGTATTAAGAGAGATATTGCTATTGATTTGTCTTATAGATATTATCGTAATGAGCTGACTTACAAAGATATTGAATTCTTAAAAGAAAACTTTGATATAAAATTGAAACATTTAGAAGATGGGATTAGTAGTGTTAAGGATGAACTTAATACCAAAATAGATACTAAATTTAATGAACTCGATAAAAAAATAGATACCGTTGAGAGTAACTTTAATCTTAAGATTGAAAAAGTTGAAGCGCTTCTACAATCTGAAATTAGATCTGTAGAGTCAAGCTTACACGCTGAGATTAAATCTGTCAAAACCGACCTGGATAACAAAATTGATACTAAATTCAATGAACTTGATAATAAAATTGATACTAAATTCAATGAACTTGATAATAAAATTGATACTAAATTCAATGAACTTGATAACAAGATTGACAATGTTAGAAGTGAACTAAAATCAGACATTAAGGAGCTTGATAATAAGATTGATACTAAATTTAATGAACTTGATAATAAGATTAATAATGTTAGCAATGAGGTTTCTCTTGTTAGAAAAGATATGGAAATTAATAGGATGGATCTTGATAATAAACTTGATAAAACCGCATCAGAATTTAAGAGTACATTAAGACTTCATGGTTGGATGTTTGGTACCCTTATCACACTTAATATAGGAATATTCTTAGCATTAATGTCATTATTAGTAAAGTAA
- a CDS encoding ParA family protein: MDRKKPKIISIASLKGGVGKSSTGLIFATLLSENYKVLLIDIDTQASITSYFFNKIKAKNIDLANINIYEVLKEDSLEINSAIISIGNNLDLIPSYLSLHKFNQEAISFKELRLKKRLESLQDNYDYILIDTPPSLDFTLINALVSSHYILVPITAEKWAVESLDLLEFYSNKIGASIPTFILVTRFKKNNTHKHLLDILQSRDDFLGTISEREDLNKRIAENSVFDLNKDYIYEYQNVLRCFLDKMEITLSFGWKI; the protein is encoded by the coding sequence ATGGATAGAAAAAAACCTAAAATAATTAGTATTGCAAGTCTTAAGGGAGGTGTTGGAAAAAGTAGTACCGGACTAATATTTGCAACGCTTTTAAGCGAAAATTATAAAGTACTTTTAATAGATATTGATACACAAGCTTCAATAACAAGTTATTTCTTTAATAAAATTAAAGCAAAAAATATAGATTTAGCAAATATTAACATATACGAGGTATTGAAAGAAGATTCTTTAGAGATAAACAGTGCAATTATAAGTATCGGTAATAATTTAGATCTGATACCTAGTTATTTAAGCTTGCATAAGTTTAATCAGGAAGCCATTTCATTTAAAGAATTAAGATTGAAAAAGAGATTAGAATCTTTACAGGATAATTATGATTATATATTAATTGATACCCCACCGAGTTTAGACTTTACTTTAATAAATGCTTTAGTAAGTAGTCATTATATATTAGTGCCAATAACAGCTGAAAAATGGGCAGTTGAAAGTTTAGATTTATTAGAATTTTATTCTAATAAAATAGGAGCTAGCATACCTACTTTTATACTAGTAACTAGATTTAAAAAAAATAATACCCATAAACATTTGCTTGATATTTTACAATCCAGGGATGATTTTTTAGGAACTATATCTGAAAGAGAGGATTTGAATAAAAGGATAGCAGAAAACAGTGTTTTTGATTTAAACAAAGATTATATATATGAATACCAAAATGTACTTAGATGTTTTTTAGATAAAATGGAAATTACATTATCTTTTGGATGGAAAATATAA
- a CDS encoding Vsp/OspC family lipoprotein — protein MKRITLCALFLTLFLLISCNTSGKDLKDDEVAKSDGTVIDLAKITKNITDSVAFAKDVKEIHSLVKSIDELAKAIGKKIKTDETGVLEASTADQNEQLIAGAFQVILTVETKLKLLEEPSAKISDACKKKVTEAKNANDVLLTKFKSSAKDNESVKKDAEAKKVIDRTDASATDLKKLSTVIDELLKSANSAVESAINSLTISAKS, from the coding sequence ATGAAAAGAATTACTTTATGTGCGTTATTTTTGACTTTATTTTTGCTTATTTCTTGTAATACTTCAGGAAAAGATCTTAAAGATGATGAAGTGGCTAAATCTGATGGCACTGTTATTGACCTAGCTAAAATAACTAAGAACATTACAGACTCTGTTGCTTTTGCTAAAGATGTTAAAGAAATTCATTCTTTAGTTAAATCCATTGATGAGCTCGCTAAAGCTATTGGCAAGAAAATTAAAACAGATGAGACAGGTGTTTTAGAGGCTTCTACAGCTGATCAAAATGAACAGTTAATTGCAGGGGCATTTCAAGTAATATTGACTGTAGAAACTAAATTGAAATTATTGGAAGAACCATCAGCTAAAATCTCAGATGCATGTAAGAAAAAGGTTACTGAGGCCAAAAATGCAAATGATGTTTTATTAACTAAATTTAAAAGCTCTGCAAAGGATAATGAAAGTGTTAAAAAAGATGCAGAAGCAAAAAAAGTTATAGATAGAACCGATGCTTCTGCTACTGACCTTAAAAAATTAAGTACAGTCATTGATGAGTTGTTAAAATCTGCTAACTCAGCAGTAGAATCTGCAATTAATTCGCTTACAATCTCTGCTAAGTCTTAA
- a CDS encoding ERF family protein encodes MYTEEFSSLGIKNQNTLSQLVGSCITYHERYALVGSLSIESEVDTDASSFKVKKVLIVKK; translated from the coding sequence ATTTACACAGAAGAGTTTTCTTCTCTAGGAATAAAGAATCAAAATACATTATCTCAACTTGTAGGTTCATGCATAACATATCACGAAAGATATGCTCTTGTAGGATCTCTTTCAATTGAGAGTGAAGTTGACACTGATGCTAGCTCTTTTAAAGTAAAAAAGGTATTAATAGTAAAGAAGTAA
- a CDS encoding Vsp/OspC family lipoprotein: MKRITLCALLMTLFLLISCNTSGKNLTDDEVAKSDGTVIDLAKITKNIKDSVAFAKSVKEIHTLVKSIDELAKAIKKKIQAGGLQDDNDNLNGTLLAGAYQIISDADSKLTALEGNAEKFAGMKDKVTSAKQKSIAFLNKLKSENATLGVASAAVSSANAKEAIDRNNGSKTKGAQELSDLNTAIDALLEAAEAAVTAAISELTTPAKPSN, encoded by the coding sequence ATGAAAAGAATTACTTTATGTGCGTTATTAATGACTTTATTTTTACTTATTTCTTGTAATACTTCAGGAAAAAATCTTACAGATGATGAAGTGGCTAAATCTGATGGCACTGTTATTGATTTAGCTAAAATAACTAAGAACATCAAAGACTCTGTCGCTTTTGCTAAGAGTGTTAAAGAAATTCATACTTTAGTTAAGTCTATTGATGAACTTGCTAAAGCTATTAAAAAGAAAATTCAAGCAGGTGGGCTTCAAGACGATAATGATAATTTAAATGGAACATTACTTGCAGGGGCATATCAAATAATATCTGATGCAGACTCTAAATTGACAGCTTTGGAGGGCAACGCTGAAAAATTTGCTGGGATGAAGGATAAAGTTACTTCTGCTAAGCAAAAAAGTATAGCATTTTTAAATAAATTGAAGTCAGAAAATGCTACTCTTGGGGTGGCTTCAGCAGCTGTTTCTAGTGCTAATGCGAAGGAAGCCATAGATAGAAATAATGGTTCTAAGACTAAAGGAGCGCAAGAGCTTAGTGATTTGAATACAGCAATTGATGCGTTGTTAGAGGCTGCTGAAGCGGCAGTAACAGCTGCAATTAGTGAGCTTACAACTCCTGCTAAACCCTCTAACTAA
- a CDS encoding DUF226 domain-containing protein has translation MKNVLERLKEKKLEIKDKRDKPIFIKIESKNNKTLYHTKVMTDFYAFGVNKKQSKFFILLRKLFNRKEAEFFNLFPARDDDKFLGIFYGYKKPIKNVVTRYEENGVMKASTFSKVYYIEFRFKKGSVFCYLVGISYLLRKDKVDTNYCKFLVDKLANLEKEVYEFYNKKLPNGGLITKWIEKNLK, from the coding sequence ATGAAGAATGTATTAGAACGCCTTAAAGAGAAAAAGTTAGAAATTAAGGATAAAAGAGATAAACCTATCTTTATTAAGATAGAAAGTAAAAATAACAAAACTTTATATCACACAAAAGTTATGACAGATTTTTATGCATTCGGAGTCAATAAAAAACAAAGTAAATTCTTTATTTTGCTTAGGAAGTTATTTAATAGAAAAGAAGCAGAATTTTTTAATCTATTTCCTGCAAGAGATGATGATAAATTTTTAGGTATTTTTTATGGCTATAAAAAACCAATAAAGAATGTTGTAACAAGATATGAAGAGAATGGGGTTATGAAAGCATCTACATTTTCAAAAGTTTATTACATAGAATTTAGATTTAAAAAAGGAAGTGTGTTTTGTTATCTTGTGGGAATTTCTTATTTACTTAGAAAAGATAAAGTAGATACGAATTATTGCAAATTTTTAGTTGATAAACTTGCAAACTTAGAAAAAGAAGTATATGAATTTTACAATAAAAAATTACCAAATGGAGGTCTTATAACCAAATGGATAGAAAAAAACCTAAAATAA